In Streptomyces capitiformicae, one genomic interval encodes:
- a CDS encoding NADase-type glycan-binding domain-containing protein, with translation MTSQTPETGRAESCAECGTRGEPGQSFCDACGAVLGWSGTPVADPSAPEPATAARPDTDTDTDTAPTTAPATTAAAPTAAAPPSPHHETEDEAPTNPLPAAAPTPVPDPADRARSLLVPVADPEPRTAPEPAVAPVLPGRPEVQRPQVRTPGPEFGTEGGVPCPWCGTPTRPDRHFCARCAMPMAGRAEAPGRLPWWRRMLNGRNTETPWAGDRPRLRRGFGRILNWVVGALVIALIVTLAFYADDGYQATRDHFAKRAPVAPDTFKASRSYPAHDAKLAFDKRSNTWWGPGVTQSGEGEWLEARFDQPTRLLDVIITPGVSTKVDQLTESALPHRIEARITAADGSTSTKIITLDQGAGGQRRKFRVGDVTAVRFILRSAYGADAKKQVAIAEIEFFGRSNSNT, from the coding sequence ATGACCAGCCAGACCCCCGAAACCGGCCGGGCCGAGAGCTGCGCCGAATGCGGAACCCGCGGGGAGCCCGGCCAGTCCTTCTGCGACGCCTGCGGCGCGGTACTCGGCTGGTCCGGAACCCCCGTCGCCGACCCCTCCGCCCCAGAGCCCGCCACAGCAGCCCGCCCGGACACGGATACGGATACGGACACGGCACCCACAACAGCACCCGCGACCACAGCCGCGGCCCCCACCGCCGCCGCACCCCCGTCCCCCCACCACGAGACCGAGGACGAGGCCCCCACCAACCCCCTGCCGGCAGCCGCCCCCACCCCCGTCCCGGACCCCGCCGACCGGGCCAGGTCCCTCCTCGTCCCCGTCGCCGACCCCGAACCCCGCACCGCCCCGGAGCCGGCCGTCGCGCCCGTGCTGCCGGGCCGCCCCGAGGTGCAGCGGCCCCAAGTCCGTACCCCTGGCCCGGAGTTCGGCACGGAGGGCGGCGTGCCCTGCCCATGGTGTGGCACACCCACCCGGCCGGACCGGCACTTCTGCGCGCGTTGCGCCATGCCGATGGCCGGCCGCGCGGAGGCACCGGGACGGCTGCCGTGGTGGCGCCGGATGCTGAACGGCCGCAACACGGAGACCCCGTGGGCGGGCGATCGCCCCCGCCTGCGCCGCGGCTTCGGCCGGATCCTGAACTGGGTGGTCGGCGCCCTCGTGATCGCCCTGATCGTCACCCTCGCCTTCTACGCCGACGACGGCTACCAGGCGACCCGCGACCACTTCGCCAAGCGCGCCCCGGTCGCCCCGGACACCTTCAAGGCGTCCCGCTCGTACCCCGCCCACGACGCGAAGCTCGCCTTCGACAAGCGCAGCAACACGTGGTGGGGCCCGGGCGTCACGCAGTCCGGCGAAGGCGAGTGGCTGGAGGCCCGGTTCGACCAGCCGACAAGGCTGCTGGACGTGATCATCACGCCCGGCGTCTCGACCAAGGTGGACCAACTCACCGAGTCGGCCCTCCCGCACCGCATCGAGGCGAGGATCACCGCCGCCGACGGCTCCACCTCCACCAAGATCATCACCCTCGACCAGGGCGCCGGCGGTCAGCGCCGCAAGTTCCGCGTCGGCGACGTCACCGCCGTCCGCTTCATCCTCCGCTCCGCATACGGCGCCGACGCCAAGAAGCAGGTGGCCATCGCCGAAATCGAGTTCTTCGGCCGCTCGAACAGCAACACCTAG
- a CDS encoding MerR family transcriptional regulator — MLSSLRGHPPDPPKNGTGLFTIGQLARGSGLSARTIRYWSDEGVLHPVTRSAGGYRLYDAESVARLELIRTLRELGLGLDQVRRVLAGETTVAEVAAAHVVALDARIRALKVTRAVLSTVARRGSTAEEMTLMNKLARLSAAERGRIIDDFMEETFGGLDTADPDIRTRLRFSMADLPEDPTPEQVDAWVELAELIQDPGFRARMRRTVEFNAADRGPDVAAGTSLWFMSRLVQLAGEALREGVDPASPAAEEILTGLLGDADRADLLERVTSAAHAELARFRELASRVRGVEPLSAHTEEFAWVVAALGARVAG; from the coding sequence ATGCTGAGTTCTCTGAGGGGGCACCCCCCAGACCCCCCGAAGAACGGCACCGGCCTTTTCACTATCGGGCAGCTCGCCCGTGGCTCCGGTCTGTCCGCCCGTACCATCCGCTACTGGTCCGACGAGGGCGTCCTGCACCCCGTCACCCGCAGCGCGGGCGGCTACCGGCTGTACGACGCCGAGTCCGTGGCCCGGCTCGAACTCATCCGCACCCTGCGGGAGCTGGGCCTCGGCCTGGACCAGGTACGCCGGGTGCTCGCGGGTGAGACGACTGTCGCGGAAGTGGCGGCCGCGCATGTGGTGGCGCTGGACGCGCGGATCCGGGCCCTGAAGGTGACGAGGGCGGTGTTGTCGACCGTGGCACGACGCGGCTCGACCGCGGAGGAGATGACGCTGATGAACAAGCTGGCGCGACTGTCCGCCGCCGAACGAGGGCGGATCATCGACGACTTCATGGAAGAGACCTTCGGGGGCCTGGACACCGCCGACCCCGACATCCGGACCCGGCTGCGGTTCAGCATGGCCGATCTGCCGGAGGACCCCACGCCGGAGCAGGTGGACGCGTGGGTGGAGTTGGCCGAGCTGATCCAGGACCCCGGGTTCCGGGCGCGGATGCGCAGGACGGTCGAGTTCAACGCGGCGGACCGGGGGCCGGACGTGGCGGCGGGCACCTCCCTGTGGTTCATGAGCCGCCTGGTGCAGCTCGCGGGGGAGGCGCTGCGGGAGGGCGTCGACCCCGCCTCGCCCGCCGCTGAGGAGATCCTGACCGGGCTGCTCGGCGACGCCGACCGGGCCGACCTGCTGGAACGCGTCACGTCGGCGGCCCACGCCGAGCTGGCCCGGTTCCGGGAACTGGCCTCGCGGGTGCGGGGCGTGGAGCCGCTCTCGGCGCACACCGAGGAGTTCGCGTGGGTGGTCGCCGCACTGGGCGCTCGTGTGGCCGGTTAA
- a CDS encoding EF-hand domain-containing protein, producing the protein MADIETARKEFQRIDADGDGFITAAEFKTALAQEGDWNVTESVAEVIIRIRDLNGDKLLSFDEFWAHLSK; encoded by the coding sequence GTGGCGGACATCGAGACAGCGCGCAAGGAGTTCCAGCGGATCGACGCGGACGGTGACGGGTTCATCACCGCCGCCGAGTTCAAGACCGCCCTGGCCCAGGAGGGCGACTGGAACGTCACCGAGTCTGTGGCGGAGGTCATCATCCGCATCCGCGACCTCAACGGCGACAAGCTCCTGTCGTTCGACGAGTTCTGGGCCCACCTGAGCAAGTGA
- a CDS encoding GNAT family N-acetyltransferase — protein sequence METLRDILDAAARGVFPPADGGTTVVPQHCHRDAGVLAFTAHSIVFTDEDPDWVYDTLRAVDCDALAATMNPRFLAAFMERTGRGTETIDTMLVGSPLPGGPPLPLKEIEDAGHPRVVYARGRRDEVRAWTTEGGVLVTGRGIGGRLEVSVEVDDDVRHRGLGRLLVTAARHLVTEPLWAQVAPGNARSTRAFQAAGYLPVGAEALLSARPRSAGCSGSRS from the coding sequence ATGGAGACCTTGCGGGACATTCTGGACGCGGCGGCCCGGGGTGTCTTCCCGCCGGCGGACGGCGGTACGACCGTGGTCCCCCAGCACTGCCACCGCGACGCCGGGGTCCTCGCGTTCACCGCGCACTCCATCGTCTTCACGGACGAGGATCCGGACTGGGTGTACGACACCCTGCGCGCCGTCGACTGCGACGCGCTGGCCGCGACCATGAACCCGCGGTTCCTGGCCGCGTTCATGGAGCGGACGGGGCGCGGGACCGAGACGATCGACACGATGCTGGTCGGCTCCCCGCTGCCGGGAGGGCCGCCGCTGCCGCTGAAGGAGATCGAGGACGCCGGCCATCCCCGCGTCGTGTACGCCCGCGGACGCCGCGACGAGGTGCGCGCGTGGACCACGGAGGGCGGGGTGCTCGTGACGGGGCGTGGGATCGGTGGACGCCTGGAGGTCTCGGTCGAGGTCGATGACGACGTACGGCACCGGGGGCTGGGGCGGCTGCTCGTGACCGCCGCCCGGCATCTCGTCACGGAGCCGCTGTGGGCGCAGGTGGCGCCGGGGAACGCCCGCAGTACGCGGGCGTTCCAGGCGGCGGGTTATCTGCCGGTGGGGGCGGAGGCGCTACTCAGTGCCAGGCCTCGTAGTGCGGGTTGCTCTGGCAGCCGCTCATGA
- a CDS encoding NADPH-dependent F420 reductase, with product MKIGIIGAGNIGGNLTRRLTALGHDVSVANSRGPHTLTALAEETGATPVPVEDAARGAEVVVVTIPLKAVPDLPSGLFDEAADGVAVIDTGNYYPRQRDGRIAAIEDDGLTESRWTERHLGHPVIKAFNGTYAQDILDRPRPADDPDRIALPVAGDDEAAKSKIRSLIDELGFDTVDAGGLDDSWRQQPDTPVYGLRGGVEAVTKALAEASPERKPEFRG from the coding sequence ATGAAGATCGGCATCATCGGCGCGGGCAACATCGGCGGCAACCTCACCCGGCGGCTCACCGCCCTCGGTCATGACGTCTCGGTCGCCAACTCCCGAGGCCCGCACACACTCACCGCGCTGGCCGAGGAGACGGGCGCGACCCCGGTCCCGGTCGAGGACGCGGCGCGTGGCGCGGAGGTCGTGGTGGTCACGATCCCCCTGAAGGCAGTCCCGGACCTGCCGTCCGGCCTGTTCGACGAGGCGGCGGACGGCGTCGCCGTCATCGACACCGGCAACTACTACCCCCGGCAGCGCGACGGCAGGATCGCCGCCATCGAGGACGACGGCCTCACCGAGAGCCGCTGGACCGAACGTCACTTGGGCCATCCTGTCATCAAGGCCTTCAACGGCACCTACGCTCAGGACATCCTCGACCGCCCCCGCCCCGCCGACGACCCCGACCGCATCGCTCTCCCGGTCGCCGGCGACGACGAGGCGGCCAAGTCGAAGATCCGCTCCCTCATCGACGAACTCGGCTTCGACACCGTTGACGCCGGCGGCCTCGACGACTCCTGGCGCCAGCAGCCCGACACCCCCGTCTACGGCCTCCGGGGCGGCGTCGAGGCCGTGACCAAGGCCCTGGCCGAGGCCTCACCGGAGCGCAAGCCGGAGTTCCGGGGCTAG
- a CDS encoding glycoside hydrolase family 25 protein gives MLRGIDVSSYQSSSYDTTGLSFVFIKATEGRTYTNPKLTAQTKTARDVGLVVGFYHFLWPGNLTAQAEHFVAKAPEKAGDILAVDWETTGEGTHATNAEKDRFIRKVKELRPKHRVILYCNRNYWLTIDSTSYAGDGLWIADYVTAGKPRIKARWRFHQYTDNPIDKNAADFTSKAALKSWAGS, from the coding sequence ATGCTGCGCGGCATAGACGTCAGCTCCTACCAGTCCTCCTCCTACGACACCACCGGCCTCTCCTTCGTCTTCATCAAGGCCACGGAGGGCCGCACCTACACCAACCCCAAACTCACCGCCCAGACCAAGACCGCCCGCGACGTCGGCCTGGTCGTCGGCTTCTACCACTTCCTGTGGCCCGGGAACCTGACCGCCCAGGCCGAGCACTTCGTCGCCAAGGCCCCGGAGAAGGCGGGCGACATCCTCGCCGTCGACTGGGAGACGACCGGCGAGGGCACCCACGCCACCAACGCCGAGAAAGACCGCTTCATCCGCAAGGTCAAGGAATTGCGCCCGAAGCACCGGGTGATCCTCTACTGCAACCGCAACTACTGGCTGACCATCGACTCCACGTCCTACGCGGGAGACGGCCTGTGGATAGCCGACTACGTCACCGCCGGCAAGCCCCGCATCAAGGCCAGGTGGCGCTTCCACCAGTACACGGACAACCCGATCGACAAGAACGCGGCGGACTTCACCAGCAAGGCCGCGCTCAAGTCGTGGGCCGGGTCCTGA
- a CDS encoding CIS tube protein — protein MAKGSRGGAGKSLVRATLAIHEPPVGTSTTPGGLMKTFNFEFNPSQLTLSRRAQWKTTTSAAVRDGALPEFMGPEPREMNVEIFLDSSDKPSGTTVLKKVESLLSCCEVTAKSLAAKQPSPPWVVFQWGSFSTARFTAYVSSVDVTYSLFGTTGVPIRATCRMTLHEIPSTTKGQNPTSGALTARSVHRVVAGDSLQSLAWREYGNAAAWRAIAEANGIDDPTRLPTGIELVLPAAEEVGH, from the coding sequence ATGGCGAAGGGAAGCAGGGGCGGCGCGGGCAAGAGTCTCGTGCGGGCCACGCTGGCCATTCACGAGCCGCCGGTCGGGACGAGCACGACGCCGGGCGGGCTGATGAAGACGTTCAACTTCGAGTTCAATCCGAGCCAGTTGACGCTGAGCCGGCGCGCCCAGTGGAAGACCACGACCAGCGCGGCCGTACGCGACGGCGCGCTGCCGGAGTTCATGGGGCCCGAGCCGCGGGAGATGAACGTCGAGATCTTCCTCGACTCCTCCGACAAGCCGAGCGGCACCACGGTGCTGAAGAAGGTGGAGTCCCTGTTGTCGTGCTGTGAGGTGACGGCCAAGAGCCTCGCCGCGAAGCAGCCGTCGCCGCCCTGGGTGGTGTTCCAGTGGGGGTCGTTCTCGACGGCCCGTTTCACGGCGTACGTCAGCTCCGTGGACGTCACGTACTCGCTGTTCGGGACGACGGGTGTGCCGATCCGGGCCACCTGTCGGATGACGCTGCACGAGATCCCGAGCACGACCAAGGGGCAGAACCCGACGTCGGGCGCGCTCACGGCGCGGAGTGTGCACCGGGTCGTCGCGGGCGACTCGCTGCAGTCGCTGGCGTGGCGGGAGTACGGGAACGCGGCCGCGTGGCGGGCGATCGCGGAGGCCAACGGCATCGACGACCCCACGCGGCTGCCCACCGGCATCGAACTCGTCCTCCCGGCGGCCGAGGAGGTGGGCCACTGA
- a CDS encoding GPW/gp25 family protein — protein MAEQFVGSGWAFPLRIGPTGGIALVSGEREIEEAIRLILATAPGERPMRPEFGCAIHDLVFAPVNEATAGRIQHEVYTSLDRWEPRIEVSDVEVTAGADQGVLFIDVRYAIRGTNNPRSLVFPFYVIPSHDDPDSPDSTGTASESDR, from the coding sequence ATGGCCGAGCAGTTCGTCGGGTCCGGTTGGGCGTTCCCGCTGCGGATCGGGCCGACCGGGGGCATCGCCCTGGTCAGTGGAGAGCGCGAGATCGAGGAGGCGATCCGGCTGATCCTGGCCACCGCGCCGGGCGAGCGGCCGATGCGCCCCGAGTTCGGCTGCGCCATCCACGATCTGGTGTTCGCGCCGGTCAACGAGGCCACCGCGGGCCGTATCCAGCACGAGGTGTACACGAGCCTCGACCGCTGGGAACCGCGGATCGAGGTGAGCGACGTCGAGGTGACCGCGGGCGCCGATCAGGGCGTCCTCTTCATCGACGTCCGCTACGCGATCCGCGGCACCAACAACCCGCGCAGCCTGGTCTTCCCGTTCTACGTCATCCCGTCCCACGACGATCCGGACTCCCCGGACTCCACGGGTACGGCTTCCGAAAGCGACCGCTGA
- a CDS encoding phage tail protein: protein MPRDLDPGSTIFFTLTIDGESLGYFNGCEGLSSTVEIEHRQEGGNNGFVWQLPSRVTFSNIRLTRPLTPDTAKVAAWISSVATGVKRPTAQIAALRADGSEVAHWGLIDVLPVSWQGPSLDPENPGVATEVLEITHHGFTD from the coding sequence ATGCCCCGCGATCTCGACCCGGGCTCCACCATCTTCTTCACGCTGACGATCGACGGCGAGAGCCTCGGTTACTTCAACGGGTGTGAAGGGCTGTCGTCGACGGTGGAGATCGAGCACCGCCAGGAGGGCGGGAACAACGGGTTCGTCTGGCAGCTCCCGTCGCGTGTGACGTTCTCGAACATCCGGCTGACGAGGCCGCTGACGCCGGACACGGCGAAGGTCGCGGCGTGGATCTCCTCCGTGGCGACGGGCGTGAAGCGGCCGACGGCCCAGATCGCGGCGCTTCGCGCGGACGGCTCGGAGGTGGCGCACTGGGGGCTGATCGACGTGCTGCCGGTGAGCTGGCAGGGGCCGTCCCTGGACCCGGAGAACCCGGGCGTGGCGACGGAGGTCCTGGAGATCACGCACCACGGGTTCACGGACTGA
- a CDS encoding VgrG-related protein: MVKPSFSNVIHVTLDGAKLPTEYADLLVGGWVDLGAGVPGAFRLTFRDPHGLLLGKLNVRFGTKVVIAPVADGQGVGSPLLTGEVTGMETDYDGTGTFTVVRGYDPGHRLMRVRRVAAYRNQTAADIARKLASMNGIPVGQVQSTKTVYDFISQSNVTDWDFLARLADENEMVMSLDAEGKFQFVKPKPASGAPPTSTPGEKSPFVLQAGVDILRCRAAVTAADQVGKVEARGWNVTTKKKLTATTPANANPGISIGTTPQKAAGAFKAAKLVETDTPYDLQSEVTHAAGSLADDITSAFAELEVTVRGNPKLRPGVPVTLTEVGAPFEGKYTCTSVRHVFGDGSHYETWVNVTGRQWRSLFGLTSGGGTAAPRLPSVANALVTDVQDPLKQGRVKLQFPWLDDTYVSDWTRTVQMGGKGGGGIFPLDVGDEVLVAFDRGALDHPFVIGGLYNGVDKPTVVKDVWLHDPVKKKAIRHTLSDREGNRVDLLSQQTGLRKQGVRLATGNDRLIINLDRTKTEITIDSKGAVSITGGTSVSVQAGTDLTLSARRAVTIRSGGPLNLQGQGLVSLRSLAGVVNVSAMGALNLSASGAATLNAAGTVQINAVGNLGLKAVKVDIFGGFFVNTVKYPFG; this comes from the coding sequence ATGGTGAAGCCGTCCTTCTCCAACGTCATCCATGTCACCCTCGACGGCGCGAAACTGCCGACCGAGTACGCCGATCTGCTGGTCGGCGGCTGGGTCGATCTCGGGGCCGGGGTGCCGGGCGCGTTCCGGCTCACCTTCCGGGACCCGCACGGGCTGCTGCTCGGCAAACTGAACGTCAGGTTCGGCACCAAGGTCGTCATCGCCCCCGTCGCCGACGGGCAGGGCGTCGGCTCCCCGCTGCTCACCGGCGAGGTCACCGGCATGGAGACCGACTACGACGGCACCGGCACCTTCACCGTCGTGCGGGGCTACGACCCGGGGCACCGGCTGATGCGGGTGCGCAGGGTGGCGGCGTACCGCAATCAGACGGCCGCCGACATCGCCCGCAAGCTGGCCTCGATGAACGGCATCCCGGTCGGACAGGTGCAGTCCACCAAGACGGTCTACGACTTCATCTCCCAGTCCAATGTGACGGACTGGGACTTCCTGGCGCGGCTCGCCGACGAGAACGAGATGGTGATGTCGCTGGACGCCGAGGGGAAGTTCCAGTTCGTCAAGCCGAAGCCGGCGTCCGGCGCGCCCCCGACGAGCACCCCCGGCGAGAAGAGCCCCTTCGTGCTCCAGGCCGGTGTCGACATTCTGCGCTGCCGGGCCGCCGTCACCGCCGCCGACCAGGTGGGCAAGGTCGAGGCGCGCGGCTGGAACGTCACGACGAAGAAGAAGCTCACCGCGACGACCCCGGCGAACGCCAACCCCGGTATCTCCATCGGGACCACCCCGCAGAAGGCGGCGGGCGCGTTCAAGGCCGCCAAGCTGGTCGAGACGGACACCCCGTACGACCTCCAGAGCGAGGTCACACACGCCGCCGGCTCCCTCGCCGACGACATCACCTCCGCCTTCGCCGAGCTGGAGGTGACGGTGCGCGGTAATCCCAAGCTGCGCCCCGGTGTGCCGGTGACGCTCACCGAGGTGGGCGCCCCGTTCGAGGGCAAGTACACCTGCACCTCCGTACGGCACGTCTTCGGCGACGGCAGCCACTACGAGACCTGGGTGAACGTCACCGGCCGGCAGTGGCGCTCCCTGTTCGGGCTGACGTCGGGTGGCGGTACGGCGGCCCCCCGGCTGCCCAGTGTGGCCAACGCCCTCGTCACCGACGTACAGGATCCGCTGAAGCAGGGCCGGGTGAAGCTCCAGTTCCCGTGGCTGGACGACACGTACGTCAGCGACTGGACCCGGACGGTGCAGATGGGAGGCAAGGGCGGCGGCGGCATCTTCCCGCTGGACGTCGGCGACGAGGTGCTCGTCGCCTTCGACCGGGGCGCCCTCGACCATCCGTTCGTCATCGGCGGCCTCTACAACGGCGTCGACAAGCCGACCGTCGTGAAGGACGTGTGGCTGCACGACCCGGTCAAGAAGAAGGCGATCCGGCACACCCTGTCCGACCGGGAGGGCAACCGCGTCGACCTGCTCAGCCAGCAGACCGGACTGCGCAAACAGGGCGTACGGCTCGCCACCGGCAACGACAGGCTGATCATCAACCTGGACCGTACGAAGACCGAGATCACCATCGACAGCAAGGGCGCCGTCAGTATCACCGGCGGCACCTCGGTGTCCGTACAGGCCGGTACGGATCTGACGCTGAGCGCGCGGCGGGCCGTGACCATCAGGAGCGGCGGCCCGCTCAACCTCCAGGGGCAGGGGCTGGTCAGCCTCAGATCGCTCGCCGGCGTCGTCAACGTGAGCGCGATGGGCGCGCTCAACCTCAGCGCGTCGGGCGCGGCCACGCTCAACGCGGCCGGGACCGTGCAGATCAACGCCGTGGGCAATCTGGGCCTCAAGGCCGTCAAGGTCGACATCTTCGGCGGGTTCTTCGTCAACACGGTCAAGTATCCGTTCGGGTGA
- a CDS encoding putative baseplate assembly protein has product MALPSPNLDDRRFQQFVDDAKRYIQQRAPEWTDHNVSDPGVTLVETVAHMADQIVYRLNRVPEKNHLAFLDLVGITLFPPSAARTDVTFWLSAPQEEPILLPVGTEVATVRTESEEAVVFATERELTVVPCELRNLVVQLSGEPVSDRTTDLAEGKDLMCFAEAPRPGDCMLFGLSVAVPHCAVALELDSRVDGVGVDPRQPPLVWEAWTEDGWTTCEVDRDGTGGLNRPGEVILHVPGGHTLSRTGGQEAGWLRCRVTEPLAGQPFYTTSPTVRAAEAFTIGGTTGVVHAETVYDEALGESTGLPGQRLRLAHFPVVGDTPPVLLQTAEHDGWADWEVVPNFAASAPYDRHITLDAATGEIAFGPAVREPDGTLRQYGAVAPKGAVIRARRYRTGGGRAGNVARGAVQVLRTSVPYVSEVVNREAARGGVDAETVEEAKVRAPITLRAQERAVTLRDYEELARRAAPETARITCLEGDEGEHGAYAVRVLVVPQAVPDPGGRLRFEQLVPGDALLHRITRHLDERRLIGTRLAVGPPFYQGVTVVATLHAFRGVDTDRVRRQAHDALYRHLDPLTGGADGRGWPFGRPVQSGEVFAVLQRVPGVELVDEVQLHPADPLTGKRGEATNRIDLAPPSLVFSFDHRVRVIGDKQ; this is encoded by the coding sequence ATGGCCCTGCCCTCCCCGAACCTCGACGACCGCCGCTTCCAGCAGTTCGTCGACGACGCCAAGCGCTACATCCAGCAGCGCGCCCCGGAGTGGACCGACCACAACGTCTCCGACCCGGGCGTCACGCTCGTCGAGACGGTCGCGCACATGGCGGACCAGATCGTCTACCGCCTCAACCGGGTCCCCGAGAAGAACCACCTGGCCTTCCTGGACCTGGTCGGCATCACCCTGTTCCCGCCCTCGGCCGCGCGCACGGACGTCACGTTCTGGCTCTCCGCGCCGCAGGAGGAGCCGATCCTGCTCCCCGTCGGCACGGAGGTCGCGACCGTGCGCACGGAGAGCGAGGAGGCGGTCGTCTTCGCCACGGAGCGCGAACTGACCGTCGTCCCCTGCGAGTTGCGGAACCTGGTGGTGCAGCTCAGCGGTGAGCCGGTCAGCGACCGGACCACCGACCTCGCCGAGGGCAAGGACCTGATGTGCTTCGCGGAGGCCCCGCGGCCCGGCGACTGCATGCTGTTCGGTCTGAGCGTGGCCGTACCGCACTGCGCGGTCGCGCTGGAGCTGGACAGCCGGGTCGACGGCGTCGGCGTGGACCCGCGGCAGCCGCCGCTGGTCTGGGAGGCGTGGACCGAGGACGGCTGGACCACGTGCGAGGTCGACCGCGACGGCACCGGTGGCCTCAACCGCCCCGGCGAGGTGATCCTGCACGTCCCCGGCGGCCACACCCTCTCCCGCACCGGCGGCCAGGAGGCCGGCTGGCTCCGCTGCCGGGTCACCGAACCCCTCGCCGGCCAGCCCTTCTACACCACCTCGCCGACCGTCCGCGCCGCCGAGGCCTTCACCATCGGCGGCACCACCGGTGTCGTACACGCCGAGACCGTGTACGACGAGGCGCTCGGCGAGTCCACGGGCCTGCCCGGTCAGCGCCTGCGTCTGGCCCACTTCCCGGTCGTGGGCGACACCCCTCCCGTGCTGCTCCAGACCGCCGAGCACGACGGCTGGGCCGACTGGGAGGTCGTGCCCAATTTCGCCGCGTCCGCCCCGTACGACCGGCACATCACCCTCGACGCCGCCACCGGCGAGATCGCCTTCGGCCCGGCGGTACGGGAACCGGACGGCACCCTGCGCCAGTACGGGGCCGTAGCCCCGAAGGGCGCCGTCATCCGCGCCCGCCGCTACCGCACCGGCGGCGGCCGGGCCGGCAACGTGGCCCGGGGCGCCGTACAGGTCCTGCGCACATCCGTCCCGTACGTCTCCGAGGTCGTCAACCGCGAGGCCGCGCGCGGCGGCGTCGACGCCGAGACCGTGGAGGAGGCGAAGGTCCGGGCACCCATCACCCTGCGGGCCCAGGAGCGTGCGGTGACCCTGCGCGACTACGAGGAACTCGCCCGCCGCGCCGCCCCCGAGACGGCCCGCATCACCTGCCTGGAGGGCGACGAGGGCGAGCACGGGGCGTACGCGGTGCGGGTGTTGGTGGTCCCCCAGGCCGTACCCGACCCCGGCGGCCGCCTCCGCTTCGAGCAACTGGTGCCCGGCGACGCCCTGCTGCACCGCATTACCCGCCACCTCGACGAACGCCGCCTGATCGGCACCCGGCTGGCCGTCGGCCCGCCCTTCTACCAGGGCGTCACCGTCGTCGCCACCCTGCACGCCTTCCGCGGCGTCGACACCGACCGGGTCCGCCGCCAGGCCCACGACGCCCTCTACCGCCACCTCGACCCGCTGACGGGCGGCGCCGACGGCCGAGGCTGGCCCTTCGGCCGCCCTGTCCAGTCCGGTGAGGTCTTCGCCGTCCTCCAACGCGTCCCCGGCGTGGAGTTGGTGGACGAGGTCCAACTCCACCCGGCGGACCCCCTGACGGGCAAACGGGGCGAGGCGACCAACCGCATCGACCTCGCCCCTCCGTCCCTGGTCTTCTCCTTCGACCACAGGGTGCGAGTGATCGGGGACAAACAGTGA
- a CDS encoding phage tail protein has protein sequence MRGSIDGLGSSAPIGHMLPAVFADDDLAQRFVGGLDDILAPILSVLDCLDSYFTPSLAPVDFTQWLAGWVGAETDGTEPEARLRAAVAAAAHLHRVRGTRRGLSEAVRLVFGVTPEITESGAASWDARPLGPVPGEHRPRLHVALRLPDPTPADEHRLDTLVAAARPAHMPYTVQVTAAERIPEQ, from the coding sequence ATGAGAGGCTCCATAGACGGCCTCGGCTCCTCCGCCCCCATAGGCCACATGCTCCCCGCCGTATTCGCCGACGACGACCTCGCCCAACGCTTCGTCGGAGGCCTGGACGACATACTCGCGCCCATCCTCTCCGTCCTCGACTGCCTGGACTCCTACTTCACCCCGTCCCTCGCCCCCGTCGACTTCACCCAGTGGCTCGCCGGCTGGGTCGGCGCCGAAACCGACGGCACGGAACCGGAGGCCCGCCTGCGCGCCGCCGTCGCCGCCGCAGCGCACCTGCACCGTGTACGGGGCACCCGGCGCGGCCTGTCCGAGGCCGTACGCCTGGTGTTCGGCGTGACCCCGGAGATCACCGAGAGCGGCGCCGCCTCCTGGGACGCCCGCCCTCTCGGCCCGGTCCCCGGCGAACACCGCCCCCGCCTCCACGTCGCCCTGCGCCTGCCCGACCCCACCCCCGCGGACGAACACCGCCTGGACACCCTCGTGGCCGCCGCCCGCCCCGCCCACATGCCCTACACGGTCCAGGTGACCGCCGCCGAAAGGATCCCCGAGCAATGA